The DNA sequence AATTAATCAATCCGCTTGCCCTAGTCTCCTTACATTTTAGATAACACATATTAGTAATCATATTTCATCTTTCAGCTATATATAGAGTAGTCATATTTCTTGACCAAAGCAAAATAGTGGAACTAAATCTTAATTGACTTGAAGATTGAATTTACTATGAAAACGCATATTTAAAACCTCTACAACCTAGCAAGGCACATTATTAATGTAAATGTGTGCTTTTTATCTGTTAGGCCGGCAACAACAAAGACAAACTAAAGAACGCAACTAATTCACATTGAAATTCCTCAAACGATGATAAAGCCACAAATGGACAAAAATATTGCTTTGATATCACCATGTTTAGCCAATTTTTATAAGCACCTCTACTACAATGCAAAACACATTGTTAATTTTAATGGGTATTTGTTATCCGTGATCAAGACTATCATTTTTCGATTTCCATAGCTGTTACTTACACCATGCTTTCCATGATGCAATCTTTCTCAGTGATACCAACAATAAAGATGCAATCTTTTTCACTATACTAATGTGTCCAACTAAAACCTCTGATGACTTATGACTTGTCTTTATGACTTACAAAAACTTAATGTGAAaagtaattttataatttttatattatagatgAGTAATacgttaataaaaatataataataaaaataaatttgataggtTATTTATTTGACTGGTTAATTgacttttatcaaaaaaaatcacaaaaaaaaagtaACTTGTTCTAAAAAGCAGCCTACCAACTTCTAACTTTAATTTCAGTTGTcgcttatttataattttaagtaaGCTTATGGATTATTAAACAAAAAGACATTTTTCGTTTAAAGGCAGAAAttacttaaaagttaaaacctaTGACTTTAATCAAACGCCAAACAGTCTCTAAAACAGTATGTTTTACTTACAAGATTGAAAAGGGCTGTTTCAAACGAggacaaaaaagaagaaaagagaaggtACCAGCCATTTCTTGAAGGAAGGAGAATCAATTGTGCCATCTCGAATGCTAAGAATAAAAGGGTGTCTTGTAGCTTCTTTGTAGATTGAACTGTGTTTTTTCATCCATGAATCTGTTATGTTTGTTTTCTTGGACTTGAATTTCTCAGCTTCAACTTCACTTGCCTCCAGCTCCATTCCCCCTATGTTTTTTTTCTGTCTGATTGTATAACTTTTTTTCCGTGAGGTGTCTGATAGTGTGTATCTTTCTTTGTGTTTGTCATTGTGTATATGCTCAATATTTGTTTACTCTGGGGAATGGGGGTTGGGTTGCTCTTGTAAAatgtaatttgataaattattttgaatttttttttgataaaaatttaatatttaaaattttatataaaaaagaaaaattttaaatataaattatagaattatattttatatacgcgttaaaatacgtgtcgagcaggatgaaaaaatttaaagaaatgagtgggagAGGGATTATAACAGACTCAACGGCCCACCCAACAAGACTTGGATAATTATCCAAAAAGAGCAatctaaacaaaaatatttcctgtttttttttgtcatgaaaaatgaaatattaaCAGGAAAAATATTTCCTGTTAAAATCATGTGATTCGGTTAAAATTAAGTGACGCCTCGACCGTCCCGAAAAATCAGTCAATCTCATATTTTAGAGTTTGAATTgtctaaaatattataaaaaaagctTCAAATGTCACAAAATTGAAAGTTTAAAATAACAGGGTAGGAAGAAATgatcaaatttattaattttagataattaaatgttttgattttttaaataaaatgctagatcattttgttttttagtttttagaaaACACTACAAAACGTAATACAGTCTGACGTTTTAGGAGTAAAATGCTAAATGAAATAGCATTTCAGATTTCAAAGCACTAAATGAAATAGCGTTTCGGATTTCAAAATGTTAGATCATGTAACTTTAAGaaggaaaagaaagaaaagaggaTAAACACTGCACAATTTAACATGTTGATTGTAAAATAGCAAGAGGATCGTAAAATAATAAGTCGGGCCATTTTCTCCGATAATGATATTGGaaactattttcttaaaaattatgaCAATAAGGGTGAACACCCAAAGTATCTCCTAACGACAATATGAGCTCGATATTACACTAAAATGATACATCATCTGgtgtttgaaatttttaaaactataaCAAAAGTTGTGCACCAAGTAGTGTTTAGAAGTTACATGTACTTGTCATCCCACTTGTAGAAGTATAATCACAAGGTCTAGTTAAAACTACTGCAGCAGAGTTGGCTGCACTTATTTATCTCTGAGAACTGAGCCACAAGCATATGAGATGCATGCTCACTTCTCacttaaaagaaacaaaaagaccAAGAATGAGCTCTTGATCAGATGGTCGAGGCTGAGGTTTCAGTTGTCCCCTAGATCAGTGAATTACAAAGGATAAGTGTAGCATACAATACCATCATAGTTATACGAATTCCCATGCAGAAAGAGAGAGAACAGATGTTCCTTTCCAGCCAAGAATCAAACTTTTGCCATCCAACTTAAGTGAGCAAGAATCCTCACATTCGAAATTCTTGGCTACCAAGGTTGCTTGGTACAAGGATGATCTGCTGAGTTCCTTCTGCACCATGTTATACTGCGCGAAAAATGAGACCCATACGTCATTTTTCACTTGTCTAACTGTTCTTTCCTTTCCATCAGTAGCTACTATGTTTTTTATTCCATGACCAAACATGTATTCAGCAGAGAATCTTCCTGGATCATCAGCATCCATGTACTCCCCGAAGCAGTCAAAATATGCGCCAAAGAAGAAAAGCGCTTCAACAAAACGATTCACAAACATGGGTGAATTATGGTTTACCTCATTTTCACTAACAACCATCACACAAGGATTGatgattctgatcactttcaTCAGGCATTCAAGCCTGTCTTGCTTGCTGATCAAGGTCCACAAGATATATGGAGCGTACACAGCAGTAACTTCATCAGTGTCCAGCTCGAAGAGATTTTCATGAAGATCTAGCATGTCAGCCACGGTGACTACATGGAAAGAGAATGACAAATTCACGGACTTGGCAAAATTAGCCAACCTCTTACCTGTATCTGTTGGTAGAATGTTAGAATTGGTTCCAAGTGCAGTGATTCTCAGGTGCTCAACAGGACATGCATGTCGACTTGCAAGATCTTGTATGAAAATTGAACAATGAGTTCcgtattttatattaagatcAATAATATGGATTCTTTTTGCTTGAGATACATGTTCTATTATTGCTTGTACTCCAGTAAATTGCATAACTTGACAGAAGGGTACCCGTTGGTGAAGTGTGAGGCTGGTGGAACTTGGATTCATAATAGCTTTCTCAAACTCAAGTGATACCACCTTTGGTGTTGTCACTCCCATTTCTAGGTCAATTCTCTCACGAAGAGCTGCAGAGAAGTAGTACACTAATCTCTGTATAGGGTTTCCTTTATCTGAACAGAACTCGTTACAATGGTTTAGGAGGCTTCTTGCAAGCTCAAACTGTTGCTCTCCTATTTTCTCAGCTGACAATAAAAGATTCTGTATAATAAATTCAACATCTTCAGTCTTGTCAACATAAGGGCCTTGGCTAAGCTCTGATAGATCATCAATTCTTAATGATCTAGACTTTATGAACTTTTCTCCTGCCAACTGTATGATTTCAATGACTGATTGACCACCCACCTTAGAGCATGAAATTTCAGAGTCAGGCACCTTTACCTTTTCAGAATTCTGTTCTTCAAAGTTGCTTCTGCACTTGTTTAAAA is a window from the Daucus carota subsp. sativus chromosome 8, DH1 v3.0, whole genome shotgun sequence genome containing:
- the LOC108198486 gene encoding GRAS family protein RAM1, which translates into the protein MLPFNYLDCTTSADNRHSNRPVERVGEQSQISENHTSQGRQQMPFFPGFERFDELCFNNGSSEASPFQLTQDECTKLRNIHSEMLELFAPEQERSSPTSLSSFRILNKCRSNFEEQNSEKVKVPDSEISCSKVGGQSVIEIIQLAGEKFIKSRSLRIDDLSELSQGPYVDKTEDVEFIIQNLLLSAEKIGEQQFELARSLLNHCNEFCSDKGNPIQRLVYYFSAALRERIDLEMGVTTPKVVSLEFEKAIMNPSSTSLTLHQRVPFCQVMQFTGVQAIIEHVSQAKRIHIIDLNIKYGTHCSIFIQDLASRHACPVEHLRITALGTNSNILPTDTGKRLANFAKSVNLSFSFHVVTVADMLDLHENLFELDTDEVTAVYAPYILWTLISKQDRLECLMKVIRIINPCVMVVSENEVNHNSPMFVNRFVEALFFFGAYFDCFGEYMDADDPGRFSAEYMFGHGIKNIVATDGKERTVRQVKNDVWVSFFAQYNMVQKELSRSSLYQATLVAKNFECEDSCSLKLDGKSLILGWKGTSVLSLSAWEFV